The following proteins are co-located in the Halarcobacter sp. genome:
- a CDS encoding ATP-binding protein: protein MLKLHQLFLRTFSLIFLLMLLVLSVTIYFWSKHIYLDQIEKNLSQNIDSLSFSFTNLDNIKYIVKTFKAKTGNRITIIDEKGNVLADSDKNIKQMENHSNRYEIIHAKYNGYGKKIRFSHTLNEELLYVAKKIVVDDKIYYIRLADYTYKIQDNFTELVYQLIAFLTLFLVGFFFVTYYLSLKIKDETNSILEYLVQMSNKKPKQEIYSDFCEEFNKITRLLNKVASRLSKREKQKAKQTAKLKIANRQKDEIISAISHEFKNPIAIITGYAETILNDKELPSKMQTNFLNKIYSNGNKMSHIIDKLRLTLKLEEGKQNIMTSECSLRKILDEIVSDLQDKYTQREINIIGDDVKIKIDETLFSMVLTNLIENALKYSEDEVTIKITQNSISIIDKGIGIDENEINKINQKFYRVSQNGWNNSLGLGLFIVHSILKLHNFELAIKSKIHEGSEFQIKY from the coding sequence TTGTTAAAACTTCATCAACTGTTTTTACGTACCTTTTCACTTATATTTTTACTTATGTTGCTAGTTCTTAGTGTTACTATATATTTTTGGTCAAAGCATATCTATTTAGATCAAATAGAAAAAAACTTATCACAAAATATAGATTCACTCTCTTTTTCTTTTACCAATTTAGATAATATTAAGTACATAGTAAAAACTTTTAAAGCAAAAACTGGGAATAGAATTACTATTATTGATGAAAAAGGTAATGTTTTAGCAGACAGTGATAAAAATATTAAGCAAATGGAAAACCATTCTAATAGATATGAAATTATTCATGCAAAGTACAATGGTTATGGTAAAAAAATTAGATTTTCACATACTCTAAATGAAGAACTACTTTATGTAGCAAAAAAGATAGTAGTTGATGATAAGATTTATTATATTAGATTAGCAGATTATACATATAAGATTCAAGATAATTTTACAGAATTAGTTTATCAATTGATTGCATTTTTAACACTATTTTTAGTTGGTTTCTTTTTTGTGACATATTATCTAAGTTTAAAAATAAAAGATGAAACAAATTCTATACTTGAATACCTAGTCCAAATGAGTAACAAAAAACCAAAACAAGAGATATATTCTGATTTTTGTGAAGAGTTTAATAAAATCACAAGACTGTTAAATAAAGTAGCTAGTAGACTTTCAAAAAGAGAAAAACAAAAAGCTAAACAAACTGCAAAATTAAAAATTGCGAATAGACAAAAAGATGAAATTATCTCAGCAATCTCACATGAGTTTAAAAATCCAATTGCAATTATCACAGGATATGCTGAAACAATTTTAAATGACAAAGAACTACCTAGTAAAATGCAAACTAATTTTTTAAATAAAATTTATAGTAATGGGAATAAAATGTCTCATATTATTGATAAATTAAGACTTACACTAAAACTTGAAGAGGGTAAACAAAATATAATGACCTCTGAATGTTCTTTAAGAAAAATATTAGATGAGATAGTTTCTGATTTACAAGATAAATATACACAAAGAGAGATTAATATTATAGGTGATGATGTAAAGATAAAAATAGATGAAACTCTTTTTTCTATGGTCTTAACAAATTTAATAGAAAATGCTTTAAAATATTCAGAAGATGAAGTGACAATAAAAATCACACAAAATTCAATCTCAATAATAGATAAAGGGATTGGAATAGATGAAAATGAAATAAATAAAATAAATCAAAAATTTTATAGGGTTTCTCAAAATGGCTGGAATAACTCTTTAGGATTAGGACTTTTTATCGTTCACTCTATTTTAAAACTACATAATTTTGAACTTGCAATTAAAAGTAAAATACATGAAGGTTCTGAATTTCAAATAAAATATTAA
- a CDS encoding response regulator transcription factor: MNEKLILIVEDEEDILELLEYSLQKEGYETIGFLNVNENLEKVLEEEPIDLIIMDRNLPGIDGTEFISSIKKKGYNAPVVYLTAKDKDEDILEGFDAHADDYITKPFNIKETLARIKAIIRRSNNDVDVLKVRDIIYKATNKKFYIDGEEIILTHLEHDLLLEFIKNKDILMTREHLLEAVWEDSYDKKLKTVNVAIKRLKAKIDPDNKKEYIKSVRGEGYLFC, translated from the coding sequence ATGAATGAAAAATTAATATTAATCGTTGAAGATGAAGAGGATATTTTAGAACTACTTGAATATTCACTTCAAAAAGAGGGATATGAAACTATTGGATTTTTAAATGTAAATGAAAATCTTGAAAAAGTTTTAGAGGAAGAACCTATAGATTTGATTATTATGGATAGAAATTTACCAGGTATTGATGGTACAGAGTTTATATCAAGTATTAAGAAGAAAGGATACAATGCTCCTGTAGTGTACCTTACAGCTAAAGATAAAGATGAAGATATACTAGAAGGTTTTGATGCCCATGCTGATGATTATATTACTAAACCTTTTAATATAAAAGAGACACTTGCAAGAATCAAAGCTATAATTAGAAGATCTAATAATGATGTTGATGTACTAAAAGTGAGAGATATTATCTATAAAGCAACAAATAAAAAATTTTATATTGATGGGGAAGAGATAATATTAACCCACTTAGAGCATGATTTGTTATTAGAATTTATTAAAAATAAAGATATTTTAATGACTAGAGAACATTTACTTGAAGCCGTTTGGGAAGATTCTTATGATAAAAAACTAAAAACTGTAAATGTTGCAATAAAAAGATTAAAAGCAAAAATAGACCCAGACAATAAAAAAGAGTATATAAAATCAGTTAGAGGGGAAGGCTACTTGTTTTGTTAA
- a CDS encoding phosphate-starvation-inducible PsiE family protein, whose protein sequence is MKKLFTNIKIYFSNNYEVLAATIIFLVVVGTKQEFYKAIVLMLEFIVVMEVVKMISDFIKKEKLRLRFVIDIFIIFLIRDVIINASLPNKDYFTILFLLFVIFIFFIFRILAIKYSPGVINISKKQNFEKKEITNE, encoded by the coding sequence ATGAAAAAACTATTTACAAATATAAAGATTTACTTTAGTAACAATTATGAGGTTTTAGCAGCAACTATTATTTTTTTAGTTGTAGTGGGAACAAAACAAGAGTTTTATAAAGCAATTGTTCTTATGCTAGAATTCATAGTTGTTATGGAAGTTGTTAAAATGATTTCTGATTTTATAAAAAAAGAGAAATTAAGACTTAGATTTGTAATAGATATTTTTATTATATTCTTAATAAGAGATGTAATAATAAATGCTTCCCTACCAAATAAAGACTATTTTACTATCCTTTTTCTTCTTTTTGTGATTTTTATATTCTTTATTTTTAGGATTTTAGCAATAAAATATTCCCCAGGAGTTATCAACATCTCTAAGAAACAAAATTTTGAAAAAAAAGAAATAACTAATGAATGA
- a CDS encoding PhoU domain-containing protein, whose product MLKPYEENVQKIKEEIYRIGQEVIHANKISLSALKENDLTMLKDVNLSIRTLSVKSNEIDNLIVKTLALYSPEARDLREMVSYLKITNELLRAGANSKSFVKTFKKSFTEELDKHTILEYAIPLLKASNLAFETAVNLVKESDDKVIEAGFHKVSVEESKTDDLYAIIEKNTLKLITKNIELSRDYFDVLSSLRRLEKTADRAASIANLLLFAEVGGSIEQAK is encoded by the coding sequence ATGTTAAAACCATATGAAGAAAATGTACAAAAAATAAAAGAAGAGATTTATAGGATAGGTCAAGAAGTAATCCATGCAAATAAAATATCACTGTCTGCATTAAAAGAAAATGACCTTACTATGTTAAAAGATGTAAATTTATCAATTAGAACTTTATCAGTAAAGTCAAATGAGATAGATAACTTAATAGTTAAAACATTAGCTCTATATTCACCAGAAGCTAGAGATTTAAGAGAGATGGTTTCTTATCTTAAAATCACTAATGAATTACTAAGAGCTGGTGCAAATTCTAAATCTTTTGTTAAAACTTTTAAAAAATCTTTTACTGAAGAGCTTGATAAACATACAATACTAGAGTATGCTATTCCCTTATTAAAAGCCTCAAATTTAGCTTTTGAGACAGCAGTAAATCTTGTAAAAGAGAGTGATGATAAAGTTATTGAAGCTGGTTTTCATAAAGTAAGTGTTGAAGAGAGTAAAACTGATGATTTATATGCAATTATCGAAAAAAATACTCTAAAACTTATTACAAAAAATATTGAACTTTCAAGAGATTATTTTGATGTTTTAAGTAGTTTAAGAAGACTTGAAAAAACAGCTGATAGAGCTGCATCTATTGCAAACTTATTATTATTTGCTGAAGTTGGTGGATCAATAGAACAAGCTAAATAA